The following coding sequences lie in one Metopolophium dirhodum isolate CAU chromosome 5, ASM1992520v1, whole genome shotgun sequence genomic window:
- the LOC132945277 gene encoding proline-rich protein 27-like, whose amino-acid sequence MMTASAKPTELVPAAAIAPVAVATPYASSFTSHSVAHSVATPVVPAAPYVAAAPYAAAPYVASPYAAAPYVAAAPYVAPPYATSPYGASPYSYYPYAAPAYL is encoded by the coding sequence ATGATGACCGCTTCTGCCAAACCAACTGAACTCGTGCCCGCCGCCGCCATCGCTCCAGTGGCCGTTGCTACGCCATACGCTAGCTCGTTCACGTCACACAGCGTGGCCCACAGCGTAGCCACCCCGGTCGTACCGGCCGCTCCGTACGTGGCCGCCGCTCCATACGCCGCGGCACCATACGTCGCTTCGCCTTACGCGGCCGCACCTTACGTCGCCGCGGCTCCTTACGTGGCCCCTCCTTACGCCACGTCGCCATACGGCGCCTCTCCTTACAGTTACTACCCGTACGCCGCTCCGGCTTACCTGTAA